Part of the Aquimarina sp. TRL1 genome, GATGCTTCCAAACAATCTTTTATTGCTACTGTTGGAGATACAATGGCATCTATAGGTTTTGCAGATCGCCCTGCTTTTATTACCAATGATGTATTAAAAATAGGAAGTGGACTTAATAGATTTTTGTACCACATTCCTTATGGCTCTAATCCTTTAATTTCTCAAGGATTTAATTCTTTAATTGCTACAGTTAACAACAACATAGCTGCCTTTGGAATTAGTTTTCAAGCTTTTCAATTGAACATTATTCCTGATGATAATGGTAATATTACATTATGGGTTAATACTCCTAGTGCTAATGGAAATATATGGAGTCCTTTTATATTCAAACATAAAATAGAGGATAAAAAGTTATTCTTAGAATATCTTGGTCCTGGAAACAATAATGCTAATGCTTTACAAGGACCTCTTGCTCCCCTTCTTAACTTTTTAACTAGTACGGATGGGTTATTCTATGAAAGCAAAGGATCTTTTTCTACTAATACTCAAAACTTTAGCAATACATCTGGAACATTTACCAGTGCACAAGATCCTTCATTAAGAGTTTATGGCTTATGGTTCTGATATAGTGGATATGATAAAATTAACTTAACAACATACACACCCCCTTGAACTCAACTGGAAGATAGCTGTCTTATTATTCGTAATAAGACGGCTTCTTTTTTTATACATGTTTTATCGTATTTTTATACCAAACATCATATAACCTATGAGCAAAAGAAAACACATTACAGAAGTTGCTACTGTTTTTTTAAAACTAGGGTGTTTCGCTTTTGGAGGACCTGCTGCCCATATAGCTATGATGGAAGAAGAAATCGTCCATAAGCGAAAATGGATGGACCAACAGCATTTTTTAGACCTGATGGGAGCAACAAATCTGATTCCCGGTCCTAATTCTACCGAAATGACCATGCATTGTGGGCATAAAAGAGCAGGGATTCCAGGATTATTCATCGCAGGGATTTGTTTTATTTTTCCGGCAGTACTTATTACCGGGCTTCTAGCTTGGTTATATATGACCTATGGTACAATCCCCGAAGTACATGCGTTTATGTATGGGATAAAACCTGCTGTGTTGGTTATTATTCTTTCTGCTGTATTAAAACTAGGCAAAAAGGCCTTGAAAAATATTCCGCTAGCTATTCTAGGAATAGCAACACTTATTGCCAGTTTTGTGGGAATTAATGAGATTACAGCCTTATTAGCTGCTGGTATTATAGGCGCTCTATTTTTTTTCATAACCTCCAATACCTCCCAAAAAAACCTTTCTTTAGCTCCAATAATATTCTTTCAATCTGTATCTTCTTCTGCTACATTATTTTCCACTACCAAAACTTTTTGGACCTTCCTTAAAGTAGGGAGTATTTTATATGGAAGTGGATATGTACTCTTTGCCTATCTGGATGTAGAATTAGTTGCCAAAGGACTTCTCAGCAGACAACAATTACTAGATGCCATTGCCATAGGGCAATTCACCCCGGGACCAATTTTATCAACTTCTACCTTTATTGGATATCAACTCAATGGCTTTTGGGGAGCAATTGCTGCTAGCTTAGGAATGTTTCTGCCTTCCTTTCTCTTTGTTCTTATCCTGAATCCTCTAATTCCTAAAATGAGAAAATCTGTCTTTTTAAGTTATTTTTTGGATGCTGTAAATATTGCAGCCGTAGCTATTATGATTTCGGTACTTATCAAAATGGGGAACGATATTCTAATTGATTGGAAAAGCATTCTTATCTGTTGCGGTAGTCTTATTTGTTTTTTCTTTTTCAAAAAAATTAACACCCTATGGATTATCCTTGGAGGAGCTGTCTCAGGATACATACTCTCTTTTATATAAACCTCTTACAAAAATCAACAATAAAGAAAAACTGCATTATGCAGATAGCATGATATATATCATTGCCCTCCTATAACTGATCGCATACTTTAGAGACTTCAAATCTTTAAAAAGTCATGAACCACATTTTAATACCCACCGATTTTTCAACCAGTTCATTACATGCAATTACGTATGCTTTAGATTTTTTTAGAGGGGAGACTTGTAGCTTTCATCTTTTACATGTCCAAAAGACCTCCGAATATCAAACCGGAAATTTAATGTCATCAGATGCATCTGCTTCAATACAAGATTCCATTATCCAGGAGGACAGCGATAAATTAACTAGCTTGATTCATACACTCAGCGCAAAATATCCTCATCAATCTTATCACTTTATTCCTGAAATAGAATATGACCCTTTTACTGATGCCATCAATCAAATCATAATTGCAAAAAATATTGATTTGATTGTTATGGGGACAAATGGAGTCTCGGGATTCAAAGAAGTTATTTTCGGAAGCAATACCGTGAATGTTATTAGGAATACCAGCTGCCCAGTCCTTATTGTTCCTAAAGGATATATTTTCGAATCGATTCAAAATGTACTCTATACTGTTGATAACTCTAATAACTGCCCTACACATCTCTTGAGTCCATTAAAAACAATCTTACAAAACCACGCAGCACACCTGAAAATTTTAAATATAAAAAATGAAGAACACATCAAAAATGAAGAAACAAATACTAAAAAACAACTGGAGTCTTTTTTTAGTAATATTCCGCAATCCTATCACCCTATTGTGAATGTTTCCACTAAAGAAGCAATCAATAGTTTTATCCAAATCATGAATATTGATCTTAACGCAATGTTCATAAAAAAAGAAACATTAATCGAACGATATATAACAGGGTCAAAAAACATTAATATCAGTTACAAAACGATTGTTCCTCTATTAGTAATACATGAAGATATACAATGAGAGAAGTTCCTTTGCTGTATTCTGGACAATGATTAAAAAAAAGTAACTTTGTAGAAACAGTTATTCACTAATTGTATTCTATTCATAAAGCCTGTAAAACATTATTCTATATATTTTATGCTTTTTACCATATGAATCATCAGAAAAAAATAGGATTGGTTCTTTCGGGTGGAGGATATAAAGGAATTGCTCACCTAGGTGCTCTTCTGGCATTCGAAGAAGCTGGAATCACCCCCCAGTATATCTCCGGTAGTAGTGCAGGAGCAATTGTTGGTGCACTCTATGCAGGCGGATATTCCATTACAGCGATTAAATCTTTTTTTAAGAAAACACCTTTATTCCGATTTAATAAATTCACTCGAAAAAAACCAGGGTTCCTTGATTCTGAAAAATTCTATGACGATTTCAGCTCTTTTTTCCCTGAGAATACGTTTGAATCATTACAGCGTACTTTGTTTATTACGACTACGAATCTCATCGAAGGAACCAGTAAGGTATTTAGT contains:
- the chrA gene encoding chromate efflux transporter produces the protein MSKRKHITEVATVFLKLGCFAFGGPAAHIAMMEEEIVHKRKWMDQQHFLDLMGATNLIPGPNSTEMTMHCGHKRAGIPGLFIAGICFIFPAVLITGLLAWLYMTYGTIPEVHAFMYGIKPAVLVIILSAVLKLGKKALKNIPLAILGIATLIASFVGINEITALLAAGIIGALFFFITSNTSQKNLSLAPIIFFQSVSSSATLFSTTKTFWTFLKVGSILYGSGYVLFAYLDVELVAKGLLSRQQLLDAIAIGQFTPGPILSTSTFIGYQLNGFWGAIAASLGMFLPSFLFVLILNPLIPKMRKSVFLSYFLDAVNIAAVAIMISVLIKMGNDILIDWKSILICCGSLICFFFFKKINTLWIILGGAVSGYILSFI
- a CDS encoding universal stress protein, producing MNHILIPTDFSTSSLHAITYALDFFRGETCSFHLLHVQKTSEYQTGNLMSSDASASIQDSIIQEDSDKLTSLIHTLSAKYPHQSYHFIPEIEYDPFTDAINQIIIAKNIDLIVMGTNGVSGFKEVIFGSNTVNVIRNTSCPVLIVPKGYIFESIQNVLYTVDNSNNCPTHLLSPLKTILQNHAAHLKILNIKNEEHIKNEETNTKKQLESFFSNIPQSYHPIVNVSTKEAINSFIQIMNIDLNAMFIKKETLIERYITGSKNINISYKTIVPLLVIHEDIQ